From Paenibacillus sp. V4I7, one genomic window encodes:
- a CDS encoding ABC transporter transmembrane domain-containing protein produces the protein MLKLFRELRAFRCLIVLVIMLTVIQTGAELILPTLMATIVDTGIVNQDLHKIYELGSYMVIIALVAAACSVISSYWAATISAGVGSTLREKIYTKVQGLGLSSFHEIGASSLIMRTTNDVTQVQMVLRIML, from the coding sequence ATGCTTAAACTGTTTCGGGAGCTTCGAGCTTTTCGATGTTTGATTGTACTCGTCATCATGCTGACCGTTATCCAAACAGGGGCTGAACTCATCCTACCGACCTTGATGGCGACTATTGTAGATACGGGGATTGTCAACCAAGATCTACATAAGATCTATGAGTTAGGGAGCTATATGGTTATCATAGCGCTCGTTGCTGCTGCATGTTCGGTTATTTCCAGTTATTGGGCTGCAACGATTTCGGCAGGAGTTGGAAGCACATTGCGCGAGAAAATTTATACCAAGGTACAAGGTCTTGGATTGTCATCTTTTCATGAAATTGGTGCTTCATCACTAATTATGCGGACGACGAATGACGTGACACAAGTCCAGATGGTTCTTCGGATTATGCTATAG
- a CDS encoding glycoside hydrolase family 97 N-terminal domain-containing protein: protein MWKPIYGERAEVDESLEEATICVENDFGRIMEIRLRAYSEGTAFQYFIPEQDKLKDFTITQEDTGFTFLKGSMSWEEHGVEGDFCVDHHFQYVLFNGGWYGSLDSANKAIDPKRLGDSRH, encoded by the coding sequence ATGTGGAAACCGATATACGGTGAGCGTGCTGAGGTTGATGAAAGCCTCGAAGAGGCAACAATCTGCGTGGAAAACGACTTTGGGAGGATTATGGAAATCCGTTTGCGTGCTTATTCTGAGGGAACAGCTTTTCAATACTTTATACCTGAGCAGGATAAACTGAAGGATTTTACAATTACTCAGGAAGATACAGGTTTTACTTTCCTCAAAGGAAGTATGTCATGGGAAGAGCATGGAGTAGAAGGAGATTTTTGTGTAGACCATCATTTCCAATATGTTCTTTTTAATGGAGGCTGGTACGGATCGCTTGATTCGGCAAATAAAGCAATCGATCCTAAAAGATTGGGGGATAGCAGGCATTAA
- a CDS encoding sulfotransferase produces MFAAHFTEIVHAVRDIPDERFLYQAIQLAAAQALGRIYDFKKGIPVIVEGGIHFGTNIEQTRRLVQLFPAAKLIHAVRDPVIAFASAMNYQLRSGHATVYNLCYQLYSLFQAVPAYEQWIERTYVVRLEDLHTRSLETLQLICGCLDIGWSDTLLISTFGGKKWWNTLTSEVLSGFTTRTISKTYDELLTQFDKLRFRIMLRSKYDSWGYPINDETETLEKPIEDLLELPFAFEKEYARDELTLKAKNKIIRKLLRKQMSIQIPYERKVHVLSPEMLVSI; encoded by the coding sequence TTGTTCGCCGCTCACTTTACCGAGATTGTACATGCTGTCCGGGATATCCCGGATGAGAGATTCTTGTATCAGGCCATACAACTGGCGGCAGCACAGGCACTTGGCCGAATATACGATTTCAAAAAAGGCATTCCCGTTATTGTGGAGGGGGGCATTCATTTCGGTACGAATATTGAGCAAACAAGGAGACTAGTGCAACTGTTCCCCGCTGCAAAGCTAATACATGCCGTTCGGGATCCGGTCATTGCATTCGCATCTGCAATGAATTATCAGCTTCGTTCGGGCCATGCCACGGTTTATAATCTCTGTTATCAGCTATATTCATTATTTCAGGCAGTTCCAGCTTACGAACAATGGATCGAACGTACATATGTGGTCCGGCTAGAAGATTTGCATACTCGTTCCTTGGAAACCTTGCAACTAATTTGTGGTTGTCTTGACATCGGATGGAGCGATACGCTGCTTATCAGCACATTTGGAGGTAAGAAATGGTGGAACACATTAACATCGGAGGTATTGTCGGGGTTCACCACACGAACGATCTCCAAGACCTACGATGAGCTATTGACACAATTCGATAAGTTACGTTTTCGAATCATGCTAAGAAGTAAGTATGATTCATGGGGCTATCCAATCAACGATGAAACTGAAACTTTGGAAAAGCCCATAGAAGATCTGCTTGAATTGCCGTTTGCATTCGAGAAAGAGTACGCAAGGGATGAGTTGACGCTGAAAGCAAAAAACAAGATCATCCGTAAGTTGCTTAGAAAGCAGATGAGCATTCAAATTCCTTATGAGAGGAAAGTGCACGTGTTGTCACCTGAAATGTTGGTATCGATATGA
- a CDS encoding adenylyl-sulfate kinase → MNSGHVYWITGLAGAGKTTIGKLLKQELLLLGRPVILLDGDMLREAFGHDLGYSLEGYG, encoded by the coding sequence ATGAATAGCGGTCATGTGTATTGGATAACAGGATTGGCAGGAGCAGGAAAAACGACGATAGGCAAGCTTCTCAAGCAGGAGCTACTATTGCTCGGACGTCCAGTCATTCTACTCGATGGAGATATGTTGCGTGAAGCCTTTGGCCATGATCTCGGCTATTCGTTGGAGGGTTACGGATAG